One stretch of Sinorhizobium fredii DNA includes these proteins:
- a CDS encoding ferredoxin family protein, with product MTIAVTNLRVEDKLYQNRYVVDSGRPHIKVRPHKWPSANLFALTSVCPAKCYELNDNGQVEITADGCMECGTCRILCEASGEIEWNYPRGGYGVLFKFG from the coding sequence ATGACGATTGCTGTCACCAACTTACGTGTAGAGGACAAGCTCTACCAGAACCGCTACGTCGTCGACTCAGGACGTCCGCACATTAAAGTGCGACCGCACAAGTGGCCGAGCGCGAACCTCTTCGCCCTGACGAGCGTTTGCCCGGCCAAATGCTATGAGTTGAATGACAACGGCCAAGTCGAGATCACCGCCGACGGGTGCATGGAATGCGGCACATGCAGGATCCTGTGCGAGGCAAGTGGTGAGATCGAGTGGAATTACCCGCGAGGCGGCTACGGCGTCCTCTTCAAGTTTGGTTGA
- a CDS encoding FAD-binding protein, translated as MTEEKFDAIVIGAGMAGNAAAYTMASRGLKVLQLERGEYPGSKNVQGAIMYSNMLEKIIPDFRDDAPLERHLIEQRFWMMDDTSHIGMQYRSDDFNESRHNRYTVIRAQFDKWFSRKVREAGATVLCETTVTELARDSDGKVIGVLTDRTGDMILADVVVLAEGVNGLLGTRAGLRETPKPQNVALAVKEMHFLPEEVIDQRFGLKANEGCVIEAAGTISRSMAGLAFLYTNKESISIGIGCLVSDFAATMESPYELLESFKNHPSIRTLIAGSEVKEYAAHLIPEGGYRAIPQLFGNGWVVVGDAAQLNNAVHREGSNLAMTSGRLAGEAIFLVKKGGRPMTKENLALYKSMMDKSFVIKDLRKYKDMPALLHTNSRNFFTTYPQLLSQAAQNFMRVDSTPKLDKERATTAAFIKARSRWGLVGDAVRLAFAWR; from the coding sequence ATGACCGAGGAAAAGTTCGACGCCATCGTTATCGGGGCCGGTATGGCCGGCAACGCGGCCGCTTACACGATGGCCAGCCGCGGCCTCAAGGTGCTGCAGCTGGAGCGCGGTGAATACCCGGGTTCCAAGAATGTCCAGGGCGCCATCATGTACTCGAACATGCTGGAGAAAATCATCCCGGACTTTCGAGATGATGCGCCGTTGGAGCGGCATCTGATCGAGCAGCGGTTCTGGATGATGGACGACACATCCCACATCGGGATGCAGTACCGCTCGGATGACTTCAACGAGTCAAGACACAACCGCTATACGGTCATTCGCGCCCAGTTCGACAAGTGGTTTTCCCGCAAGGTGCGCGAGGCGGGAGCGACGGTTCTTTGCGAGACGACGGTGACGGAACTCGCCCGCGACAGCGACGGAAAGGTGATCGGCGTTCTTACCGACCGCACCGGCGACATGATCCTTGCGGACGTGGTCGTTCTCGCAGAAGGGGTCAATGGGCTTCTCGGCACGCGGGCTGGCCTGCGTGAGACGCCAAAGCCTCAAAACGTGGCGCTCGCAGTCAAGGAAATGCATTTCCTGCCCGAAGAGGTGATCGACCAGCGGTTCGGCCTGAAGGCAAACGAAGGCTGCGTGATCGAGGCGGCGGGCACCATCTCCCGCAGCATGGCCGGGCTCGCCTTCCTCTATACCAACAAAGAGTCGATCTCGATCGGCATCGGCTGCCTCGTCTCGGATTTCGCCGCGACAATGGAGAGCCCTTACGAGCTGCTCGAAAGCTTCAAGAACCATCCGTCGATCCGGACGCTGATCGCAGGTTCGGAGGTCAAGGAATATGCCGCTCATCTCATTCCGGAAGGTGGTTACAGGGCCATCCCGCAGCTCTTCGGAAACGGCTGGGTGGTGGTAGGCGACGCAGCACAGCTCAATAATGCGGTGCACCGCGAAGGATCCAACCTCGCCATGACGTCCGGGCGCCTCGCCGGTGAGGCTATCTTCCTGGTCAAGAAAGGTGGGCGGCCAATGACGAAGGAAAACCTCGCCCTCTACAAGTCAATGATGGACAAGTCCTTCGTCATCAAAGACTTGAGGAAATACAAGGATATGCCTGCCCTTCTTCACACGAATTCCCGCAATTTTTTCACAACTTATCCGCAATTGCTGTCGCAGGCGGCACAGAATTTCATGCGTGTCGACAGCACCCCGAAGCTCGATAAGGAACGGGCAACCACTGCCGCCTTCATCAAGGCTCGTTCGCGATGGGGGCTCGTCGGTGATGCAGTGCGCTTGGCATTCGCCTGGCGCTGA
- a CDS encoding electron transfer flavoprotein subunit alpha/FixB family protein, whose protein sequence is MLDTKRDTPPPAAGRAGMKKELPEHFKDYRHVWVFIELERGQVHPVSFELLGEGRKLADQLGVELAGVVLGPPGEATWHAVAEAFAYGADLAYIVEAPLLADYRNEPFTKAMTDLVETYKPEVLLLGATTLGRDLAGSVATTLLTGLTADCTELDVDTDGSLAATRPTFGGSLLCTIYTLNCRPQMATVRPRVMAMPERTNKPVGRVIQHEVPMVEEEIVTKALGFLSDGQSLSANLAYADVVVAGGLGLGAAENLKLVKNLARVIGAEYGCSRPLVQKGWMPADRQIGQTGKTIRPKLYIAAGISGAIQHRVGVGGADLIVAINTDPNAPIFDFAHLGVVTDAIRFLPSLTEVFTHRLSPHSRDKLAN, encoded by the coding sequence ATGTTGGACACGAAACGAGACACCCCTCCTCCAGCCGCTGGCCGGGCCGGCATGAAGAAGGAGCTGCCAGAGCATTTCAAGGACTATCGGCACGTTTGGGTCTTCATCGAGCTGGAACGCGGCCAGGTCCATCCCGTCTCCTTCGAGCTGCTCGGCGAAGGCCGCAAGCTCGCTGACCAGCTGGGCGTCGAGCTTGCCGGCGTCGTTCTAGGCCCGCCGGGGGAGGCTACCTGGCATGCCGTCGCCGAGGCCTTCGCATATGGGGCCGACCTGGCCTACATCGTCGAGGCCCCACTGCTCGCCGACTATCGCAACGAGCCTTTCACCAAAGCGATGACGGATCTGGTCGAGACCTACAAACCGGAGGTTCTGCTTTTGGGTGCGACGACGCTCGGCCGCGACCTTGCCGGTTCCGTGGCGACGACCCTGTTGACAGGGCTAACCGCCGACTGCACCGAACTCGACGTGGATACCGACGGCTCGCTTGCGGCGACACGGCCGACTTTCGGCGGCTCCCTGCTCTGCACGATCTACACGCTCAACTGCCGCCCGCAGATGGCCACCGTGCGGCCAAGGGTCATGGCCATGCCGGAGCGAACGAACAAGCCGGTCGGTCGCGTCATTCAGCACGAAGTGCCGATGGTAGAGGAAGAGATCGTCACCAAGGCCCTCGGTTTCCTCTCCGACGGCCAGTCGTTGAGCGCCAACCTCGCCTATGCCGACGTCGTAGTTGCCGGCGGCCTCGGTCTCGGCGCGGCCGAGAACCTGAAGCTCGTGAAAAATCTCGCACGGGTGATTGGGGCCGAATATGGCTGTTCGCGCCCACTGGTCCAGAAGGGCTGGATGCCGGCTGATCGGCAGATCGGCCAGACGGGCAAGACTATCCGGCCGAAGCTCTATATAGCGGCCGGAATCTCGGGCGCCATCCAGCACCGGGTTGGTGTCGGGGGAGCTGATCTCATCGTAGCGATCAATACCGACCCGAACGCGCCGATCTTCGATTTCGCACACCTCGGCGTCGTAACCGATGCAATCCGCTTCCTGCCGTCATTGACGGAAGTCTTCACCCATCGGCTGTCGCCGCACAGTCGCGACAAGCTTGCGAACTGA
- a CDS encoding iron-sulfur cluster assembly scaffold protein: MVEESFFNAVNAGVLEITRVGAISCGNRLDLMTRVDAGAITAARSHLLRCSSAIAALPEFAERIFGTAAGGACRLTHRETVRFIDRLLQERTHRPAIRIASRAKIRGMGRIWPRERGAPVCKSFSVDERVIIRTSASTVSPPTGKSLTTRSLVAAELHVPKHWRKCLSGAVQQCSPKPSLRERRRVGKTKAAVDAKSTCRITVKDLRSPEACRDRDTPDLSGVQAASAHHVPRSRVWPPQSLSARAIKGVEHTNVHVAPRQPRMRP, from the coding sequence ATGGTCGAGGAATCTTTCTTCAACGCGGTGAATGCCGGCGTTCTTGAGATCACTAGGGTCGGCGCCATCTCCTGCGGCAATAGACTTGACTTGATGACAAGAGTCGATGCGGGAGCGATCACTGCGGCGAGATCCCATCTGTTGCGCTGCAGCTCTGCGATCGCCGCCTTGCCGGAATTTGCCGAGCGCATCTTCGGTACGGCTGCCGGCGGAGCGTGCCGCCTGACCCATCGGGAGACGGTGCGGTTTATTGACAGGCTGCTGCAGGAGAGGACGCACCGCCCCGCGATACGAATTGCTTCGAGGGCCAAAATCCGCGGTATGGGGCGCATCTGGCCACGCGAGCGAGGCGCCCCAGTGTGCAAAAGCTTCAGTGTTGATGAAAGGGTGATCATCAGGACATCCGCATCAACTGTCTCCCCACCAACCGGCAAGTCACTCACGACACGGAGCCTGGTAGCAGCGGAGTTACATGTTCCAAAGCATTGGAGGAAATGCTTGTCGGGGGCCGTGCAGCAATGTTCACCGAAGCCCTCACTGCGTGAGAGAAGGCGTGTCGGCAAAACAAAGGCCGCCGTCGATGCAAAGTCGACCTGTCGCATCACTGTCAAGGACTTGCGTTCGCCTGAAGCCTGTCGGGACCGCGACACTCCTGATCTCAGCGGTGTTCAGGCTGCCTCAGCTCACCACGTGCCTCGGTCCCGTGTCTGGCCGCCTCAGTCATTAAGCGCACGAGCAATCAAGGGGGTCGAGCACACAAATGTTCACGTTGCTCCCCGCCAGCCGAGAATGCGTCCATGA
- a CDS encoding electron transfer flavoprotein subunit beta/FixA family protein, which produces MHILICIKQVPDSAQIRVHPVTNTIMRQGVPTIINPYDLFALEEALRLRDCHGGEVTVLTMGPPMAEDSLRKALTYGADRAVLLTDRYFAGSDTLATSFALSQAIAKIGETFGAPDIVFTGKQTIDGDTAQVGPGIAKRLDFLQLTYVAKIVSIDLDAREITVERRSEGGTQTLMTKLPCLITMLEGTNEIRRGSLDDALRAARSQIVKWNAADAGIEDLTKCGLRGSPTVVKRVFAPTARAEKAEQIDTTEKTSRDLAEELIAGIFSRQPALEDELAFDGDD; this is translated from the coding sequence ATGCACATCCTAATCTGTATCAAGCAGGTGCCGGACTCCGCTCAGATACGCGTCCATCCGGTGACGAACACGATCATGCGTCAGGGGGTGCCGACCATCATCAACCCCTATGACCTGTTCGCCCTTGAAGAAGCCCTCAGATTGCGCGACTGCCATGGCGGCGAGGTCACCGTGCTGACCATGGGGCCGCCCATGGCAGAGGACTCATTGCGCAAGGCCCTCACTTACGGCGCCGACCGCGCCGTGCTTTTGACGGACCGGTATTTTGCCGGCTCCGACACCCTGGCGACCTCATTCGCTCTTTCTCAGGCCATTGCAAAGATTGGAGAGACCTTCGGTGCGCCTGACATCGTCTTCACGGGCAAGCAGACGATCGACGGCGACACCGCCCAGGTCGGACCCGGCATCGCCAAGCGCCTCGACTTTTTGCAGCTCACTTACGTCGCGAAGATCGTTTCGATCGATCTCGATGCGCGCGAGATCACGGTGGAGCGCCGCTCGGAAGGAGGCACGCAGACGCTGATGACCAAGCTCCCCTGCCTCATCACAATGCTGGAAGGCACCAACGAGATCCGCCGCGGCTCTCTCGACGACGCGCTGCGCGCCGCACGCAGCCAGATCGTGAAGTGGAACGCGGCCGACGCCGGCATTGAGGACCTCACCAAATGCGGCCTGCGCGGTTCTCCAACCGTCGTCAAGCGCGTCTTTGCCCCTACTGCGCGGGCCGAAAAGGCGGAGCAGATCGACACCACCGAAAAGACGTCCCGCGATCTTGCTGAAGAATTGATCGCCGGGATCTTCTCGCGCCAGCCGGCGCTGGAAGACGAGCTCGCCTTCGACGGCGACGATTGA
- a CDS encoding homocitrate synthase/isopropylmalate synthase family protein, whose amino-acid sequence MKRQIFLNDTTMRDGERAPGVAFTTAEKLGLAESLAAAGVWEIEIGTPGISPDEIETIRAVVALGLPVRLVAWCRMTSEDLDAAIECGVPAVNLALPASDIQLTGKLGLDRAGALKVVERVVGRAANRGLFVAVECEDASRADRAHLAHVIETAARAGASRVRLADTIGVLDPFSTFDLVSELASQFLMDLEFHGRNDFGLATANTLAAIRAGAWHACVTVGGLGERAGNAALEEVAAALAVLDGENIGISLKALPELAAHVARVVGRRIPAIKPVVGADSFTQETGLDVAELLKEPCTYQGLDPALVGRRQQIVIGKHSDATAIAQVLKEKGRELDPDLAAAIISRVRSQACETKSTVTETQLVKLYDELCRASSDRYLGSE is encoded by the coding sequence ATGAAACGGCAAATCTTTCTCAACGATACCACCATGCGCGACGGTGAGCGGGCGCCTGGCGTCGCCTTCACTACGGCAGAAAAGTTGGGGCTCGCCGAGTCGCTCGCCGCCGCCGGCGTCTGGGAAATCGAGATCGGCACGCCGGGCATCAGCCCCGACGAGATCGAAACAATTCGCGCGGTGGTCGCATTGGGTCTCCCCGTTCGGCTCGTCGCCTGGTGCCGGATGACGTCAGAGGATCTCGACGCAGCAATTGAATGCGGGGTGCCCGCCGTCAATCTGGCCCTGCCCGCATCGGACATCCAACTGACCGGCAAGCTCGGCCTTGATCGGGCAGGAGCGCTCAAAGTCGTCGAGAGGGTGGTCGGGCGCGCAGCCAATCGGGGACTCTTCGTGGCGGTGGAATGCGAGGATGCATCGCGCGCCGACCGGGCTCATCTCGCCCATGTGATCGAGACGGCTGCGCGCGCGGGCGCAAGCCGCGTCAGGCTGGCCGACACAATCGGAGTTCTCGACCCCTTCTCGACGTTCGATCTTGTCTCCGAGTTGGCGTCACAGTTCCTGATGGATCTGGAATTTCATGGTCGCAACGACTTCGGCCTTGCTACCGCCAACACGCTGGCGGCGATCCGCGCCGGGGCGTGGCATGCCTGCGTAACCGTCGGCGGCCTGGGCGAGCGCGCCGGCAATGCCGCGCTCGAAGAGGTCGCTGCAGCACTGGCTGTGCTCGACGGCGAAAATATCGGCATTTCCCTCAAAGCGTTACCCGAGCTCGCCGCCCACGTGGCGCGTGTCGTCGGCCGCCGCATACCAGCCATCAAGCCGGTGGTCGGCGCGGATAGCTTCACCCAGGAAACCGGACTGGATGTCGCAGAGCTGCTCAAGGAACCCTGTACTTACCAGGGTCTCGATCCGGCTCTCGTTGGCCGCCGCCAACAGATTGTCATCGGCAAGCATTCTGACGCCACTGCCATTGCACAAGTGCTGAAAGAAAAGGGGCGCGAACTTGACCCGGATCTAGCAGCCGCGATCATCTCCCGCGTCCGCTCCCAGGCGTGCGAGACCAAATCGACCGTCACTGAAACCCAACTGGTCAAGCTTTACGACGAACTATGTCGTGCATCGTCAGACCGCTATCTTGGAAGCGAGTGA
- the nifS gene encoding cysteine desulfurase NifS has protein sequence MRSIYLDNNATTRVDPEVVEEMLPFFTDQFGNPSSTHAFGSSAGVAVRKARRQLQALIGAEFDYEIAFTSGGTESDNAAILSALEVLPERLEIVTSAVEHSAVLTLCADLEETRGIKVHRVPVDRLGRLDLDAYKAALSPRVAIVSIMWANNETGTIFPAIELANSAKEVGALFHTDAVQAVGKVPIDLKSTAIDMLSISGHKLHGPKGIGALYVKRGVPFRSLIKGGHQERGRRAGTENTPGIVGLGKAAELALKFMDDENTRIKSLRDRLEKGVLKRVPYAVVTGDPLERLPNTANISFHQVEADGMLFLLSRYGIACSSGSACSSRSLEPSHVLKAMNYPDSAAHGTIRFSFSRHNSEEDVDRVLEVIPGIVEKLRDMPRYGSPAEERRSGLR, from the coding sequence ATGAGATCTATCTATCTGGATAACAACGCGACGACACGAGTCGATCCCGAAGTGGTTGAAGAGATGCTGCCATTCTTCACGGATCAATTTGGAAATCCTTCTTCGACGCACGCGTTTGGCTCTTCCGCCGGCGTGGCTGTGAGAAAAGCGCGCCGGCAGTTGCAGGCGCTGATCGGCGCAGAGTTCGACTACGAGATCGCGTTTACCTCAGGCGGGACGGAAAGCGACAATGCAGCGATCCTTTCGGCGCTTGAGGTTTTGCCTGAGCGCCTGGAGATCGTGACTTCTGCGGTGGAGCATTCGGCCGTGCTGACGCTCTGCGCGGATCTTGAGGAGACGCGCGGCATCAAGGTACACAGGGTCCCAGTTGATCGCCTTGGGCGGCTAGACCTCGACGCGTACAAGGCCGCGCTCAGCCCGCGTGTGGCAATCGTCTCGATCATGTGGGCGAACAACGAAACGGGTACGATCTTTCCCGCGATCGAACTCGCAAATTCAGCAAAGGAGGTCGGTGCCCTTTTCCATACCGACGCAGTCCAGGCCGTCGGCAAGGTTCCAATCGACCTCAAGTCGACTGCAATCGACATGCTTTCGATCTCCGGCCATAAACTGCACGGTCCGAAGGGAATCGGCGCCCTCTACGTGAAGCGTGGCGTACCCTTCCGCTCGCTGATCAAGGGAGGGCACCAGGAACGGGGCAGGCGCGCGGGTACAGAAAATACGCCAGGCATAGTCGGGTTAGGCAAAGCAGCCGAACTCGCCTTGAAATTCATGGACGATGAGAACACACGGATAAAATCACTGCGAGACCGCTTGGAGAAAGGTGTTCTCAAGCGTGTTCCATACGCCGTCGTCACCGGCGACCCACTGGAGCGCTTGCCGAATACTGCGAACATCTCCTTCCACCAGGTCGAAGCCGATGGCATGCTGTTTCTCCTCAGCCGTTATGGGATTGCCTGCTCCTCCGGCTCCGCTTGCAGCTCCCGCTCGCTGGAACCGAGCCATGTCTTGAAGGCAATGAACTATCCTGATAGCGCGGCACACGGGACAATCCGCTTCTCCTTCTCACGCCACAACAGCGAGGAGGATGTGGACCGGGTGCTCGAGGTGATACCCGGGATAGTCGAGAAGTTGCGCGACATGCCCCGATATGGATCGCCTGCGGAAGAGCGGCGATCTGGTCTGCGCTGA
- the nifA gene encoding nif-specific transcriptional activator NifA gives MAHMLRGRFEEGGRSGSGTNNKADPFVSGIYQISKVLTAPTRLEITLTNVVNILSSMLEMRDAAIVVLENENEPEIVATAGITPSPHSGSGRVVSQAAIDEIVATGAPVVIQDASKSELLQLDRQASSIGTTIPGRFIGVPVKAERKILGTLSIFRVRGDTTDIPYDDDVGFLTMVANLVGQTIWLHRSFGIDDKRLTDEERSHESSPDGERNDIGGRLPAKIDWIVGESPAVKEVLATVSAVAPTNTTVLLRGESGTGKEFFAQAIHELSPRRKKSFVRLNCAALPEGVLESELFGHEKGAFTGAISQRAGRFELANGGTLLLDEIGEISPAFQAKLLRVLQEGELERVGGTRTLKVDVRLICATNKNLETAVANGEFRADLYYRINVVPIVLPPLRDRPGDISRLAKVFLKRFNKENGRELTFAPAALDLVSQCRFPGNVRELENCVRRTATLAPSRTIGPLDFACKNSQCLSALLWKGPNGLIGDNGIDEPTRARTMSAGSPFAARRDGASLGEVSSKACDPNDPACPAIGARLTERERLIDAMERSGWVQAKAARLLGLTPRQVGYAIRRHQIEVKKF, from the coding sequence ATGGCTCACATGCTGCGCGGTCGGTTCGAAGAAGGAGGGCGGTCTGGATCAGGCACAAACAACAAGGCGGATCCCTTTGTCAGCGGAATTTACCAGATATCGAAAGTCCTGACCGCACCTACCCGGCTGGAGATCACGCTCACCAATGTCGTGAACATCCTCTCCTCGATGCTGGAAATGCGTGACGCAGCAATCGTCGTCCTGGAAAATGAAAACGAGCCAGAAATTGTCGCGACTGCGGGCATTACACCCTCACCTCATTCCGGCAGCGGCCGAGTTGTATCCCAGGCCGCAATCGACGAGATCGTTGCTACCGGAGCACCGGTCGTCATACAGGATGCCAGCAAGTCGGAGCTCCTTCAACTCGACCGTCAAGCGTCTTCCATCGGCACCACCATCCCAGGCCGCTTTATTGGTGTTCCGGTAAAGGCCGAGCGCAAAATACTTGGCACATTGTCGATCTTTCGCGTCAGGGGCGACACCACCGACATTCCCTATGACGATGACGTAGGCTTTCTCACAATGGTCGCCAACCTTGTCGGCCAGACGATCTGGCTCCATCGCAGTTTTGGCATCGATGACAAGCGGCTCACGGACGAGGAACGCAGCCACGAGAGCTCTCCCGACGGTGAGCGGAACGACATCGGCGGGCGGTTGCCTGCCAAAATCGACTGGATCGTCGGGGAAAGCCCCGCTGTCAAGGAGGTGCTCGCAACCGTTTCGGCCGTGGCCCCGACCAACACCACCGTACTCCTGCGGGGCGAAAGCGGCACCGGCAAGGAATTCTTTGCACAGGCCATCCACGAGCTTTCACCTAGAAGGAAGAAATCTTTCGTAAGATTGAACTGCGCCGCGCTGCCCGAAGGCGTTCTTGAATCGGAGCTATTCGGGCATGAAAAGGGTGCCTTCACCGGGGCTATCTCGCAGCGCGCGGGCCGTTTCGAACTGGCAAACGGCGGAACACTGTTGCTTGACGAGATCGGCGAAATCTCGCCTGCCTTTCAGGCCAAGCTGTTGCGCGTCTTGCAGGAAGGTGAACTGGAGCGGGTCGGCGGCACCAGAACGCTAAAGGTCGACGTTCGGCTAATATGCGCCACCAACAAGAATCTCGAAACGGCTGTCGCCAATGGAGAGTTCAGGGCTGATCTTTATTACCGCATCAATGTAGTTCCGATTGTGTTGCCGCCGCTCAGGGATCGACCCGGCGACATTTCTCGCCTGGCGAAAGTCTTCCTCAAGCGATTCAACAAGGAGAATGGGCGCGAACTCACATTCGCGCCGGCGGCGCTTGACCTGGTCTCGCAATGCCGCTTCCCCGGGAACGTCCGTGAACTTGAAAACTGCGTGCGAAGGACGGCAACTCTCGCGCCGTCAAGGACGATCGGTCCGTTGGATTTCGCCTGCAAGAACAGCCAGTGCCTCTCGGCGCTTCTGTGGAAGGGACCGAACGGTTTAATCGGCGACAATGGCATCGATGAGCCCACCAGAGCGAGGACAATGTCGGCTGGATCCCCGTTTGCGGCCAGGCGCGACGGCGCCTCTCTAGGCGAGGTCTCCTCCAAGGCCTGTGATCCGAACGATCCTGCTTGCCCTGCAATCGGTGCGCGCCTGACTGAGCGCGAACGGCTGATCGACGCGATGGAGAGATCCGGCTGGGTTCAGGCCAAGGCGGCTCGCCTCCTCGGCCTCACGCCACGTCAGGTTGGTTATGCCATCCGCCGGCATCAAATCGAGGTGAAGAAGTTCTAA
- a CDS encoding iron-sulfur cluster assembly accessory protein, whose product MITLTENAVAVMKAALSRSAEPVEGFRIMIQAGGCSGFKYLMGLESSPREDDAVIEADGVKVFVDVASQLQVAGMTVDFVTEVESAGFVFDNPNAQETCACGKSFG is encoded by the coding sequence ATGATCACGCTCACCGAGAATGCCGTCGCCGTCATGAAGGCTGCTCTTTCGCGATCCGCCGAGCCGGTGGAAGGTTTTCGAATCATGATCCAGGCGGGCGGCTGCTCAGGCTTCAAATACCTGATGGGGCTGGAAAGCTCGCCGCGCGAGGACGACGCCGTGATCGAGGCCGACGGGGTAAAGGTGTTCGTAGACGTCGCATCGCAATTGCAAGTCGCTGGCATGACCGTCGACTTCGTCACGGAGGTCGAATCCGCCGGATTTGTCTTCGACAACCCAAACGCACAAGAGACCTGCGCCTGCGGAAAGTCCTTTGGCTGA
- a CDS encoding nitrogen fixation protein NifQ — MDLEMDFDEHVLACVLSRALEEIEAGEATATEATGLSSGELLDILTRCFPTSLIHGFSLDEVSDPEPGMEEELLRRLLTTHARPGNPASAHFAKIVARRALRDGHLWQELGLVDRSELSRLLETHFPKLAEGNTNNMKWKKYLYHKLCEAEGFSLCSAPSCRECNEFKSCFGPEEGG; from the coding sequence ATGGACCTCGAGATGGATTTCGACGAACATGTGCTTGCCTGTGTTCTTTCGCGTGCGCTGGAGGAGATCGAGGCGGGAGAGGCGACGGCGACCGAGGCAACCGGCCTCTCAAGTGGAGAGTTGCTGGACATCCTGACGCGCTGTTTTCCAACAAGCCTCATCCACGGCTTCTCCTTGGATGAGGTGAGCGATCCCGAGCCGGGCATGGAAGAAGAACTTCTGCGTCGCCTGCTGACGACGCATGCCCGCCCCGGCAACCCCGCGAGCGCCCATTTCGCCAAGATTGTCGCCCGGCGTGCCTTGCGCGATGGCCATCTCTGGCAGGAGCTCGGCCTCGTCGACCGGTCCGAGCTCAGCCGTTTGCTTGAAACGCATTTCCCTAAGCTCGCGGAGGGCAACACAAACAACATGAAATGGAAGAAGTATCTCTACCACAAGCTCTGCGAGGCTGAAGGCTTTTCCCTTTGTTCCGCGCCGAGTTGCCGGGAATGCAACGAGTTCAAGAGTTGCTTCGGACCGGAGGAAGGCGGCTAG
- the nifW gene encoding nitrogenase stabilizing/protective protein NifW — protein MCKCSNRTDHINASDILARLKGLSAAEEFFAVLGVSYDPKVLDVSRLHIMKRMGQYLAEEDFSGLPDQVIAARAHAMLERAYEDFATSSPLKHRVFKVLKDHDPDNPATSARAFVPLDSVLKPFGRE, from the coding sequence ATGTGCAAGTGTTCTAATAGGACTGACCATATTAATGCTAGTGACATCCTCGCGCGGCTGAAGGGTCTGTCGGCTGCAGAGGAGTTCTTTGCAGTGCTTGGCGTCTCTTATGACCCGAAAGTGCTCGATGTCTCGCGACTCCACATCATGAAGCGTATGGGCCAATACCTCGCCGAAGAGGACTTCTCCGGTCTACCCGATCAGGTGATCGCGGCCCGGGCCCACGCCATGCTGGAACGGGCCTACGAGGATTTCGCGACTTCATCGCCCCTCAAGCACCGGGTCTTCAAGGTGCTCAAGGATCACGATCCGGATAATCCCGCCACATCGGCCCGCGCCTTTGTCCCGTTAGACTCCGTCCTGAAACCGTTTGGGAGGGAATGA